A region of the Candidatus Kryptonium sp. genome:
AAATCAGATAAAATAGTCCATCCGAGCCATATCCCGATAAAAAGCGAAGTATAAACCTGTTTGGTTATCAAGGCAAGGATTATCGCCGAAAGCGGAGGTATGACCGAAAGCCATGTGTTCATTTGATCTGACTTAAAATTTTTGCAATGTGTTTTATAAGTGTTTCCTGTGGATGTTCAATTATTCTTCCAATTTCTTTGTTGTTTTCAAAAAAGATAAATGTTGGGACCCTCGTGATGTTATATTTGTCTGTTAAGCCGTTTAACCTTTTATCTCTATCAAGCCCGATGACTTTTATACGTTTTCTTGAAACACCTGCTTCATCCATTATTCTCATAAATTTTGGGACATGCTCTCTACTGTCTGGACACCAAGTTCCGAGGAAAATCAAGACATCAAACTTGTTGGCTTTTGATTTTATTACATTGAAACTTTCAACATCGTCAATTGTATATTTTGAATATCCATCGCTGTACCATTCAAATGATTTGTCTTCAAGCAACTTAATTGGAAATTCGCCGATAATTATTTTAGTGTTTCCTCTTTCAATGATTGAGTATTTTTTAGTTGCACAGGAGTTTAAAAACAGAAGAAGGATGATTGAGATGCTCAAAATTTTTCTCATTTTTTGTCCTCCAACATTGTTTTTATTCTTGACACCACCATTTCAATTGCGACTTCATTTTCACCGCCCCTTGGGATTATGACATCCGCCCATCTTTTGCTTGGTTCAACGAATTCAAGATGCGATGGCTTTACGGTTGAAATATATTGGTTTATCACCGATTCAAGCGTTCGCCCTCTTTCAAGTATATCTCTTTTTATTCTTCTTAACACTCTCTCGTCCGCATCAGTGTCAACGAAAATTTTTATGTCCATTAAATCCCGAAGTTCCTTCTCAACGAAAACAAGTATACCTTCTATTATTATCACATCTTTAGGTTCTATGTGCTTTACTTTTTCAAGCCGTCTGTAAGTTGTAAAATCGTAAATTGGGACATCAATCGGTTCATGGTTTTTTAGTTTCTTGACATGCTCAATCAAAAGTTTTGTGTCAAGAGCGTCGGGATGATCAAAGTTTATCTCCTCAATCTTTTTACCTTCAAATTGCGAGATGTCTTTATAATAGCTATCGTGTTCAAGTATGATGACTTTGCTTTCGCCAATTCTACTTGCTATTTTTTTCGCAACGGTTGTTTTTCCAGAGCCAGTTCCTCCAGCGATTCCGATAACGAGTGGCTTCATTTGAAATATCCCGGCGCTATTTGTTTGAGTTCCTCTTGGTTTAAAAATCTCCATTCACCCGGTTTTAGATTTATATCTGTAAAGTTTCCGATTTTAGTTCTTATCAAATTTTCAACTTTATAACCGAGTTTTTCAAACATTTTTCTAACCTGCCTATTTTTCCCCTCGTGAATTTCTATTTCAATCCAGCAGGTTTTGGGATTCATTTTAACAACTTTTGCTTTGGCAGGCATTGTTTTGTATGTTTGTCCGTCTATTTCAATATCCATCCCAGATTGGATCTTTTGCAAATCTTCCAACTTTATTCGTTTATTGATCTTTACGAGATATGTTTTTGAAACTTTTGACTCAGGATTTGTGATAAAATCAGCGAATTTATTATCATTTGTTAAAATTAAAAGTCCTGATGTATCCTTGTCAAGTCGTCCTGCTGGAGCAATCCATTCTTTAATGTTGACGATGTCATAGATCGTTTTCCTGTTTAACTCATCTTTTCGCGTTGTCACCACACCTTTTGGTTTATTTAAAACGATGTAAATTTTTGGTTTTCGTGTTAAAATCTTCCCATCAACGGCGATTTTATCTTTTTTGAGGTCAACCCTGTATGATGGATTTGTTATAATTTTTGTGTTCACACTTACCCTTCCGCTTAAAATTAGCTCCCTTGCGACAGTTCTTGAGGCGTATCCAAGTTTTGAAAGCGCTCGTTCAAGCGAAACACCACTTTTCATATTTCAACTGATATACTTAATTAAGACGAAACCAAGTATCAACAAAATTATGAAAAGAATTGTAAGCCAATCAAAGTATTTATCAATGAATGTTTTAACCTTTGGACCGAAAAAGTAAATTAATCCTCCAACCAAGAAAAATCTTGCAGGTCTGCTCAAAGCAGACGCAACAACCAAGGTTTGAAAATTAACTTGAAAAGCACCAGCAGCGATAGTGAAAACTTTATACGGAATTGGAGTAAAACCAGCAATCGCAATTGCAACGAACGCGTTTTTGTCATACATAATTTTCACAGCGTTATACTCGTCTTGAAGATGGTAAAATTCAATTATTTTTTTGCCAATAATTTCATAAAATTGAAAACCGATTAAATACCCGAACATTCCGCCAAGCACCGACCCAATTGAGCAAATAAGCGCATATCTAAAGGAAAGGTGTGGTTTTAGGAGAGCGATTGCGATTAATAAGACATCAGGTGGTATTGGGAAAAAGGATGATTCTGTGAAAGCAATCAAAAAGAGGGCAAGCCCAGCATAGGGTTTGTCTGCAAAGTTTTCAACCCATTTTTTCAGTTCAAATAAAAATTTTGATACTTTTCGCATCAACCTTATCTGTGATTACTTTTTTAACTTAAACAAGTTAAAAATGTTAAACCAGAAATTCAAGTTTAAGATTAAGACGCAAAATTTTGCGGATTTGTAAAAGTCGCTTTGTTTTGTTAAGTTAAAACAAAAAGCGAGGTGGTAAAATGATGCGAATAAAGGTAAATGAAAATGGACCTTATGTGATTGAGATAGAATCTGGAAATTTTGAAGTTGAATTGGGTTCAAAAAAGGAATTAATTGATAAAAAGACGATCGCTCTTTGTAGGTGTGGCGGTTCTGAAAATAAGCCGTTTTGCGATGGCACACATAGAAAAATTAACTTTTCTGCGGGCTCCGCAAACATCAAGGTAAATGTTTAAAAATCTTAAGTGAAATTTCTTTCGTTTCGTTCGCGGGTAAAATTTTACTAAATCAATTTTCGCGGGAATTTTATGCGTTCTCTGCTTGAGCTTAAGCCATACATTTTTAAATACAAAAAGTTATTTTTGCTTGGACTTTTAGCGATACTTTTTAGTGAAGCATTTTATGTTTTAATTCCGATTTTAATTGGTCGTGCTGTAGATAGCTTGAAATTTGGGGTGACGGGTGAAAAGCTTCTTTGGTTTGCCTCACTTGTAATTGGTTCAACGCTTTTAAGTGGCATTGCTTCTTTCTTCACGAGACAGACGATAATCGTTGCATCAAGGAAAATTGAATATGACATGCGAAATGATTTTTATCGCCATGTCCAAGGTTTGCATTATCTTTATTTCAGAGATAAGAAGATAGGTGATATAATGGCTTATGCTACAAATGATATACCTGCGGTTAGGAACTTCCTCGGACCTGGAATAATGTATTCAATTGAAACAGGGATTGAATTTGTTGTTATACTTGCCATCATGTTTTCAATGAATTTTAAACTCACGCTGATAACTTTAATTCCACTTCCGTTAATTTCTTATCTTGTTTACAGGGTTGGAAAAATAGTTCACGAACGATACGAGGACATACAAGAGCATTTCGGGACTATGACAACGGCAGCACAGGAAAACATTTCGGGAATAAGGGTGCTGAAATCTTATGTTCGGGAAGATTACGAGATTGAAAAGTTTAGGAAGTTAAGTTTTGAATATATGCTGAAAAACATAAAACTAATAAAAGTTCAATCACTGACATATCCTTTGATGATAATGATAACAGGAATTTCAATCATACTTGTTGTTTGGTATGGTGGATATCAAGTTATAATGGGTGTGATGACGCTCGGGCAGATAACATCTTTTTTGATTTATCTCGGATATCTGATCTGGCCGATGATTGCTTTTGGTTGGATAGTCAATCTGACTCAAAGAGCATCTGCTTCAATGGATAGATTGCTTGAAGTTTTCAAAGTTGAGCCGAAGATCAAAGATACGGAGGAAACAGATTTTACGATCAAAGAGATAAAAGGTGAGATTAAGTTTAAAGATGTTTGGTTTAAATATCCGGACTCTGAAGATTATGTTTTAAAAAACATAAACCTTGAGATCAAGCAAGGGCAAACTGTTGGAATTGTTGGATATACAGGAAGTGGAAAGACGACGCTTGTTAATTTGATACCAAGGTTGTTTGAACCTGATAAAGGTGAAATTTTTATAGATGGTGTTAATATCAAAAGAATTCCGCTTAAGGTTTTGCGCGAAAGTATCGGGTATGTTCAGCAGGAGGTTTTCTTGTTTTCAGATTCGGTGAAAAATAACATAAAATTTGGGGTAGATGGGGTAAGCGATGAAAAAATTTTTGAAGTCGCAAAGATCGCTCACATTTATGATGAGATCATGGAATTTCCAAACAAATTTGATACTATCGTTGGTGAAAGAGGTATAACATTATCAGGTGGGCAAAAGCAAAGAGTCGGGCTTGCACGAGCCTTGATAAAGGAACCAAAAATTTTAATACTTGATGATTCATTTTCTTCTGTAGATGCATACACGGAAGAGATGATTTTAAAAAACTTGAAAAACTTTAGGAAAGGAAGGACGACGATAATTATAAGTCATAGGATAACAGCAGTTAAGGACGCTGATTTTATTGTTGTTCTTGATGATGGCGAGATCGTTGAAATTGGCATGCACGAGGAACTTCTTCAACTTGGTGGAGTTTATGCAGACCTTTATCAGAAGCAAATTTTAGAAGAAGAACTTGAAAAAATATAAAATGAGATTTTCCTTCATATGCACGATTTCAGAGATGATGAAATACTTGGCAAGGCATATGATTCAAAATTGATGAAACGACTTCTAAAGTATGTTAAACCTTATTGGAAACAAGTTATATTTGCTGTTTTTCTCGTCTTGATACTTGCAGTGTTGAATCCATTGCGACCATATATAACCAAATTCGCAATAGATGATTATATCCTTAAATCAAATTATGAAGGGCTTACCAAGTTAGCTTTGCTTCTGCTTGGAATTTTGTTTCTGCAGGGGATTTTACAATATCTGTTAAGCTACACAACCGAATGGATAGGTCAGAAAACGATTTTTGATTTAAGAATGGAAATTTTCGCTCACCTGCAAAGACTTGCGCTGAGATTTTTTGATAAAAATCCCACTGGACGACTTGTAACGAGAGTCACGAACGATGTTGAATCTTTGAACGAAATGTATTCATCTGGTATCGTTCTCGTGTTTGGGGATATATTTACGATCATTGGAATTTTATATTTCATGTTTAGCTTAAGTTTTGAGCTTTCAGTTGTAACTTTAAGCGTCTTGCCATTGCTTTTTTACGCTACCTTCTTGTTCAGAAAGAAGGCCAGAGAAGCATATAGAGAGGTAAGGACATTAATTGCTCGGATAAATGCGTTTCTACAGGAGCATTTTTCTGGTGTTAGCGTCGTTCAAGTTTTCAACAGGGAACAGGAAGAGTTTAAGAAATTTGACAACATAAATGCGAAATACAGGGATGCAAATATAAGATCAATTTTTTATTATTCTGTTTTCTTCCCGGCTGTTGAATTAATAAGCGCAATTGGCGTTGGTCTTATAATTTGGTATGGAGGGGGTAAGGTTTTGGAAGGAACCGTCACAGTTGGTGTGTTGATTTCTTTTCTACAATATACAGAAATGTTTTTCAGACCTGTAAGGGATTTATCCGAAAAGTATAACATCTTCCAAACTGCGATGGCTTCAGCTGAGAGAATTTTTAAACTTCTTGATACCAAGGTTTTTATAAAGCCACCCGATGATCCAATAAAACTTGAGAAAGTTCACGGCGATATTGAGTTTAAAAATGTATGGTTTGCATATAGAGATGACGGCGAGATGGTTTCGGATGATGAGTGGATTTTAAAAAATGTTTCTTTTAAAATTAATGCTGGTGAAAAGGTCGCGATAGTTGGATCCACCGGTGCTGGTAAGAGCACGATTATAAATTTAATATGCAAATTTTACGAACCTCAAAGAGGACAAATTTTGATTGATGGGGTAGATATAAAAAATGTTGATGAAAGAGAATTAAGAAGACATATAGCGGTGGTTTTGCAAGATGTGCAGTTATTTTCCGGAAACATTTTGACAAATATAACACTTGGAAACGAAAAAATACCTATTGAAAAAGTTGTTGAATCAGCTAAATTAATCGGGGCTGACAAGTTTATTGAAAGGTTACCGAATGGTTATTTTGAGCCAGTTCAAGAAAGAGGAGCAAATCTATCTGTTGGCGAGAGACAGCTTATTTCATTTGTGAGGGCTTTGGTTTATGAGCCGAAAATTTTAATACTTGATGAGGCAACCTCAAGCGTAGATGTTGAAACAGAAAAGATAATTCAAAATGCAATTGAAAAATTACTTGAGAACAAAACCGCAATAATCATTGCTCATAGATTATCAACAATTCAAAATTCGGATAAAATAATTGTTCTTCACAAGGGTGAGGTTCGCGAGGTCGGAACTCACGATGAGCTGCTTGCCTTGAAGGGAATTTATTATCGTCTTTATCAATTGCAGTATAAAGATAGAAAAACGAAGTTCGTTAATGTATCGGGGATAACCAAGTAAGCCATCTTAAAAAGATGGCTTTGATAACAAAAAAATCAAAGGAGGTTAAGTCATGCAAAGAATTATTACAATTGAACGATTTATAATTGAGCGGGAACATGAGGTTCCCGGCGCAACTGGAGAATTTTCAAAACTTTTGACGGATATTGCTCTAGCGTCTAAAATTGTCTGGCGCGAGGTTTCAAAAGCAGGACTTGTTGATATCATCGGTTCAACGGGCAAAATTAACATTTCGGGGGATGTTGTTCAAAAACTTGATGAATTTGCGAATGAGATATTTATCAATGTTATGCAAAAAGGGGGACATCTTTGTGTTATGGCAAGCGAAGAAAGCGGGCTAATTGAAATACCGGAAGAGCTTGCGAAGGGTAAATATGTTTTGGTTTTTGATCCGCTTGATGGAAGTTCAAATATTGATGTAAATGTTTCAATAGGTTCTATATTTGGAATTTTCCGCCGCGTGACTTCTGGCGGTAAAGGAACAGAGGAGGATATACTACAACCTGGGAGAAATCTCGTCGCAGCTGGTTATGTAGTTTATGGTTCAAGTACTATTTTGGTTTACACTACTGGAAATGGTGTCCACGGGTTTACGCTTGATCCAAGCATTGGTGAATTTTTGCTTTCGCACGAGAACATCAAAATTCCGAAAAAGGGCGATATTTACAGCGTGAACGAAGGATATTATGAAAGATGGGATGAGAATATGAAAAAATTGATCAACTATCTTAAAGCTGAAGATAAAGCAACTGGAAGACCTTACAAGTTAAGGTATGTCGGGACTCTTGTTGCTGATTTTCATCGTACTCTTTTGTATGGTGGTATCTTTATGTATCCGGGCGATTCTAAAAATCCGGAAGGAAAGTTAAGGTTAATTTATGAAGCGGCACCACTTGCCTATGTTGTTGAAAAAGCTGGTGGAAGAGCAAGCAACGGTTTTCAAAATATACTTGATATAAAGCCAACGAATTTACATCAAAAAACTCCGCTTTTCATAGGGAGCGAGGAAGATGTGAATCTCGTTGAGAAATTTTTGCAAGGCAAATATGAAGATTAATAACAAAGGGGCTCATTTCGAGCCCCTTTTTTAATTTTATCCCCCTTCGTGATGTTCAATGTTCATCTCAATCCATTTTGAGATAAACTCAACTACATCGTTCCATAATTTAATTTTCTCTTCAAGCGTTAAGTTTGCCGTTTTGATGATGTTTTCAATTTCATTGCAAAGGTCTTCGGGCAAGTTGAGGTTTTTTTCTTCCATTGTTTCGCTCCGATTTTTGTTGCTTTTAAAGTATTTTATTCCCGCTTTTTCTCGTCATCTTTACTATTGAAAGAACATAGTTGGTAGTTTTTCAAAATTTAAAGATTTTCTAATAAAATCTCAACAGGCTGTAAAGAAGGGTGGGGAAATATGGGATTTCTTGTATATTATGGCACAACTTAAACTTGCCAGTTCTTGATTTTTTATGCTATACTTTTTATCTTATCTTTGAGTTTTTACAAAATAAAATTTTGGAGGTTGGAGATGGCTCAAAATAATAACGAAGGGATGTTCAAAGGATTTTTAATTGGTTTCCTCGCTGGGAGTGCGCTTGGGGCGATACTTGCTATGTTATTTACACCGAAGAGCGGTAAAGAAATGAGATCTTTGATTAAAGAAAAATCTGGAGAGTATCTTGGTGAAGCAAAAGCGAAAGCGGAGGAAATTATTGAAAAAGCGAAAGAAGAAGCTGAAAAGATTAAAAAAGAAATTGATGAAATAATTACGACTGCAAAACAAAAAGTTGAAACAGTAAAGGAAGCAGTGAAGTCAGGCGTTGAAACTTATAAAGAAGAAACTAGAAAGAAAAGTTAGATCCAGGTAAGGCAAGACACTATGTCTTGCCTTTTTTATTTTTAAAAATAACTTCAACAAGGTGGCATGGAGATATTAATTCAAATCTTAACTGCTTTATTACTTGCAAGCGCAGTTGTTGTCCTTATTTATCTTGTTGTTGTCTTTGCCAAATTGAAAACATTGATAGAAAACTTAAACCGGACGACTAAAGAAATTAATTCAAAATTACCAACGATTCTTGAGAATCTTAAAAAAATTTCAGAGCAGCTTGCGGATGTGACCTCAAAAGCTCAATCCCAATTTGAAACCGTCCAAAACTTATCTGAATCAGTTCAATCTTATTTCAAAAAGCTTCGCGGAATTTTCTCGCCAGATAGTTCTTCATCTGCGG
Encoded here:
- a CDS encoding thioredoxin family protein, with protein sequence MRKILSISIILLLFLNSCATKKYSIIERGNTKIIIGEFPIKLLEDKSFEWYSDGYSKYTIDDVESFNVIKSKANKFDVLIFLGTWCPDSREHVPKFMRIMDEAGVSRKRIKVIGLDRDKRLNGLTDKYNITRVPTFIFFENNKEIGRIIEHPQETLIKHIAKILSQIK
- the udk gene encoding uridine kinase encodes the protein MKPLVIGIAGGTGSGKTTVAKKIASRIGESKVIILEHDSYYKDISQFEGKKIEEINFDHPDALDTKLLIEHVKKLKNHEPIDVPIYDFTTYRRLEKVKHIEPKDVIIIEGILVFVEKELRDLMDIKIFVDTDADERVLRRIKRDILERGRTLESVINQYISTVKPSHLEFVEPSKRWADVIIPRGGENEVAIEMVVSRIKTMLEDKK
- a CDS encoding rRNA pseudouridine synthase codes for the protein MKSGVSLERALSKLGYASRTVARELILSGRVSVNTKIITNPSYRVDLKKDKIAVDGKILTRKPKIYIVLNKPKGVVTTRKDELNRKTIYDIVNIKEWIAPAGRLDKDTSGLLILTNDNKFADFITNPESKVSKTYLVKINKRIKLEDLQKIQSGMDIEIDGQTYKTMPAKAKVVKMNPKTCWIEIEIHEGKNRQVRKMFEKLGYKVENLIRTKIGNFTDINLKPGEWRFLNQEELKQIAPGYFK
- a CDS encoding DedA family protein is translated as MRKVSKFLFELKKWVENFADKPYAGLALFLIAFTESSFFPIPPDVLLIAIALLKPHLSFRYALICSIGSVLGGMFGYLIGFQFYEIIGKKIIEFYHLQDEYNAVKIMYDKNAFVAIAIAGFTPIPYKVFTIAAGAFQVNFQTLVVASALSRPARFFLVGGLIYFFGPKVKTFIDKYFDWLTILFIILLILGFVLIKYIS
- a CDS encoding CDGSH iron-sulfur domain-containing protein, whose amino-acid sequence is MRIKVNENGPYVIEIESGNFEVELGSKKELIDKKTIALCRCGGSENKPFCDGTHRKINFSAGSANIKVNV
- a CDS encoding ABC transporter ATP-binding protein/permease is translated as MRSLLELKPYIFKYKKLFLLGLLAILFSEAFYVLIPILIGRAVDSLKFGVTGEKLLWFASLVIGSTLLSGIASFFTRQTIIVASRKIEYDMRNDFYRHVQGLHYLYFRDKKIGDIMAYATNDIPAVRNFLGPGIMYSIETGIEFVVILAIMFSMNFKLTLITLIPLPLISYLVYRVGKIVHERYEDIQEHFGTMTTAAQENISGIRVLKSYVREDYEIEKFRKLSFEYMLKNIKLIKVQSLTYPLMIMITGISIILVVWYGGYQVIMGVMTLGQITSFLIYLGYLIWPMIAFGWIVNLTQRASASMDRLLEVFKVEPKIKDTEETDFTIKEIKGEIKFKDVWFKYPDSEDYVLKNINLEIKQGQTVGIVGYTGSGKTTLVNLIPRLFEPDKGEIFIDGVNIKRIPLKVLRESIGYVQQEVFLFSDSVKNNIKFGVDGVSDEKIFEVAKIAHIYDEIMEFPNKFDTIVGERGITLSGGQKQRVGLARALIKEPKILILDDSFSSVDAYTEEMILKNLKNFRKGRTTIIISHRITAVKDADFIVVLDDGEIVEIGMHEELLQLGGVYADLYQKQILEEELEKI
- a CDS encoding ABC transporter ATP-binding protein/permease, which produces MHDFRDDEILGKAYDSKLMKRLLKYVKPYWKQVIFAVFLVLILAVLNPLRPYITKFAIDDYILKSNYEGLTKLALLLLGILFLQGILQYLLSYTTEWIGQKTIFDLRMEIFAHLQRLALRFFDKNPTGRLVTRVTNDVESLNEMYSSGIVLVFGDIFTIIGILYFMFSLSFELSVVTLSVLPLLFYATFLFRKKAREAYREVRTLIARINAFLQEHFSGVSVVQVFNREQEEFKKFDNINAKYRDANIRSIFYYSVFFPAVELISAIGVGLIIWYGGGKVLEGTVTVGVLISFLQYTEMFFRPVRDLSEKYNIFQTAMASAERIFKLLDTKVFIKPPDDPIKLEKVHGDIEFKNVWFAYRDDGEMVSDDEWILKNVSFKINAGEKVAIVGSTGAGKSTIINLICKFYEPQRGQILIDGVDIKNVDERELRRHIAVVLQDVQLFSGNILTNITLGNEKIPIEKVVESAKLIGADKFIERLPNGYFEPVQERGANLSVGERQLISFVRALVYEPKILILDEATSSVDVETEKIIQNAIEKLLENKTAIIIAHRLSTIQNSDKIIVLHKGEVREVGTHDELLALKGIYYRLYQLQYKDRKTKFVNVSGITK
- the fbp gene encoding class 1 fructose-bisphosphatase, producing MQRIITIERFIIEREHEVPGATGEFSKLLTDIALASKIVWREVSKAGLVDIIGSTGKINISGDVVQKLDEFANEIFINVMQKGGHLCVMASEESGLIEIPEELAKGKYVLVFDPLDGSSNIDVNVSIGSIFGIFRRVTSGGKGTEEDILQPGRNLVAAGYVVYGSSTILVYTTGNGVHGFTLDPSIGEFLLSHENIKIPKKGDIYSVNEGYYERWDENMKKLINYLKAEDKATGRPYKLRYVGTLVADFHRTLLYGGIFMYPGDSKNPEGKLRLIYEAAPLAYVVEKAGGRASNGFQNILDIKPTNLHQKTPLFIGSEEDVNLVEKFLQGKYED
- a CDS encoding YtxH domain-containing protein, with protein sequence MAQNNNEGMFKGFLIGFLAGSALGAILAMLFTPKSGKEMRSLIKEKSGEYLGEAKAKAEEIIEKAKEEAEKIKKEIDEIITTAKQKVETVKEAVKSGVETYKEETRKKS